Below is a window of Mycolicibacterium chitae DNA.
CTGGGCGTAGCTGGACTTCAGTACGCTCCGCCGGTTGAGCAGCCCCTGGGCGTAGAAGGGTTTGCTGAAAGCGAGCGTGCTCGACTTGGCGATCACGGTCTTGTCGAGATCGAAAAAGGCGGCGGTGCGTGGCGGACCGTCGGCCACCGCCTCATTTCGAGGACTTCGGGGTGCGGCGTCATCCGGAACGGGTGCGGTCACCCCGCCAGGATAGGGCGGAGCGTGACAGAGCCTCGAAGAGTGTTCAAAATGGCAGTTCAAGACAGGTGTCGCAGACTGCAATTCTGCAGTGGGGGCGTCGGAATCAATCCGTGTCAGACTTGCGCGGGGCCGCGCGGGCGTGTGTATAGTGAGTATTACTCGGCTTATGGCCGGGTGTGCATCAGCCCGACCCCCCGGGGCTGATACACGACGACCCTCGCCTCCTCCCCCCCTGGCGGGGGTCGTCTTTTATCTCCAGCACGATTCTCCGGTCCGCCCGGGCTCCCCAAAACTGAGGTTGCTGGACATCTCGCTGACCCGGCTCGTGGCCGGCCTTTCAGGCACCCGCGGTGCGCCCGCATCCTGGTGCGGCAGCACGTCCCAACGCCGCGCGGTGCCGTCGCGTCCGGACGCTCGGCCGCGCGGGGAGATTCTTCGCTACGCAAAGAGTTCTCTGCCCGCCGGCCCATCCACAGACCCGCGTCGATCCACACCCGCGCGCACCGGTGCTGGCCGCGACGGCCGCCGCGACGCACCGTGAATACGTGACCGAACACCGCGCAATGTTGGCGCTGCTGTCCGACCCGTCGCTGCGCGAGGAAGTCGATCGCGTCGCCGCGGCCGTCGGCACCGGCGTGGTCCGGCTGGCGCCGTCGGCAACCTTGGGCCGCACCGCCTGGAACGCCGCGACGGTGGTGGTGGTCGACGAGGTCGGGGCGCAGCGCTGCGTGGCACTTGGCCTGCCGCGGCGCGCCGCGGTCTTCGTCGTGGCCGCCGGCGCGCCCACCGCCGAGGCCTTCCACGCCGCGATGTCGTTGGGGGCGCAGGCCGCCCTGAGCCTGCCCGCCCAGGCCGACGAGTTGGTCCGGTGCGTCTCGGAGACGCTCGACGGGGTGCGCGCCGACGCCGGGGCCTCGGTGTTCGCCGCCGCGCTCGCGCTGGGCACGCCGCATTCGGTGTTGATCGACCTGGACCCGATCGGCGGCGGGATCGACCTGCTGCTCGGCGCGGAGTCCGCACCGGGGCTGCGCTGGCCCGACATCGCGGTCAAGAGCGGCCGGCTCAACTGGGCCGAGGTGCGCGCGGCGCTGCCGGCGCACGGGCCGGTCGCGGTGCTCTCGGCCGGACGCAGCGGTGTCGAAATCGATTGTGGCGCAGCCGAAGCCATCATCGAATCGGCCCGGCGCGGCGGGTTCGTGGTCTGCGACGTGCCGCGCCGCCTGACGGACGCGGCGGTAGCCGCCCTGGAACTTGCCGATCTGGTGACCCTGATCTGCCCCGGCGACGTCCGCTCCTGCGCGGCGGCCGCGACGATCGCGCCGACGCTGAGCGCGGTCAATCCCAACGTCGGGCTGGTCGTGCGCGGTCCGGCCCCGGGTGGGCTGCGCGCCGCCGATGTCGCCGACGTCGTGGGCCTGCCGCTGCTGGCGGCCATGCGACCCGAACCGATGATCGGCGAACGGCTCGAACGCGGCGGCCTGCGGCTGCGCGCCCGCTCGCCGCTGGCGACCGCCGCCACCGCGGTGCTGCAGACCCTCGGGCGCCGGCCCGGCCGCCGGACGGCGGCCGCGGCATGAGTTCCTCGCTGGTCGACCGGGTCCGGGAACGCCTGGCCGCCGAAACCGGGCCGCTGCGGCCCAGCCTGGTCGCCGAGGCCATCCGCGCCGAGTCCGGCGGGATCCTCGGCGACACCGAGGTGCTGACCAACCTGCGGGTCCTGCAGACCGAGCTGACCGGGGCCGGGCCGCTGGAGCCGCTGCTGCGCGCGCCGGATGTCACCGACGTGCTGGTGGTGGCGCCCGACTCGGTGTGGAGCGATACCGGAAAAGGGCTGCGGCGCAGCACCGTCCGGTTCCCCGACGAGGGCGCGGTGCGGAGGCTGGCGCAGCGGTTGGCGCTGGCCGCCGGGCGCCGCCTCGACGACGCGCAACCCTGGGTCGACGCGGTGCTGCCGGGCCTGGGCGGCGTCGCGGTGCGCCTGCACGCGGTCCTGCCGCCGGTGGCCGCCGCCGGCACCTGCATCTCGCTGCGGGTGCTGCGCCCGGCCACCCAGACCCTGGCCGGCCTGGTGCGCCTCGGTGCCGTCGAACCGCAGGCCGAACAGCTGCTGCGCGACGTCGTCGCCGCGCGACTGGCCTACCTGGTCTCGGGCGGCACCGGCGCCGGCAAGACCACCCTGTTGGCCGCGCTGCTGGGCGCGGTCGAGGAGGCCGAGCGCATCGTGTGCGTCGAGGACGCCGCCGAACTGCGGCCCGCCCACCCCCATGTCGTGCGACTGGTGGCGCGCGGCGCCAACGTCGAGGGGACGGGCGAGATCACGCTGCGGCAGCTGGTGCGTCAGGCCCTGCGGATGCGCCCGGACCGCATCGTGGTGGGCGAGGTCCGCGGCGCGGAGGTCGTCGATCTGCTGGCCGCCCTCAACACCGGCCACGACGGCGGCGCCGGCACCGTGCACGCCAACAGCACCGCGGAGGTGCCGGCCCGGCTGGAGGCCCTCGCCGCCACCGGCGGGCTCGACCGCGCCGCGCTGCACAGCCAACTCGCCGCGGCCGTGCAGGTGCTGCTGCACGTCGACCGGGCCGGCGGCCGTCGTTGCCTCGCTGAGGTCGCGCTGCTGCACCGCGCGGGCACCCAGGCGCACTGCGAGCCGGTCACCGTCTGGCACGCGGACACCGGATTTGGCTGCGGCAGAGCGAAATTCCAGGCTCTGCTGGCCGCGAGGGGCGTCCGGTGACCGGGACCGCGCCGGCGGCGCTGATCCTGGCCGCCGCGCTGCTGCTGGTCCCCGACTCCCCGCGCCGACGATTGTCCCCGCGGACCGCGCGCACCCCGGTCCTGCGCTCGGCCGGCCCCGCAGGCCTGGGCGTCGCGGCGCTGCTGGGCTGGGCGCTGTGCGGGCCGTTCGTGGCGGCCGCGATCCTCCTGTTGGGCGCCACGCTGGTGGCCCGCCGGCGACGCCGCGCCGCGCAGCAGCGCGGCCTGCGCGACCGGGCCGCCATGGCCGACGCGCTGGAGATGCTGACCGCCGAACTGCGCGTCGGCAACCACCCGGTCCGCGGCTTCGCCGCGGTGGCCAACGAGGCCGCCGGGCAGGTCGGGGAGGGGTTCCGGCGGGTCGCCGCGCGGGCGCGGCTCGGTGCCGACGTGGCCGCGGGATTGCGCTCCGCCGCGGCGCATTCCGGGCAGCCGCAGGACTGGCACCGACTGGCGGTGTTCTGGCAGCTCGCCGCGGACCACGGGCTGGCGGTCGCGGCGCTGATGCGCGCCGCCCAGCGCGACATCGTCGAGCGCCAACGGTTCCACGCTCGGGTCGACGCCGGGATGGCCGGTGCGCGGGCCACCGCCGCGATCCTCGCCGGCCTGCCGGCCGTCGGGATCCTGCTCGGTCAGGCGATGGGCGCCGCGCCGCTGGTGTTCCTGACTGCCGGCGGCCTCGGCGGGGTGCTGCTGGTCCTCGGTGTCCTGCTGGTGTGCACCGGGCTGCTGTGGGCCGACCGCATCACCGGGCAGGCCGCCGCGTGACCGCGGCCGCGCTGGCCCTGGCGGCGGCGCTGCTGGTGAATCCCGCTGCGGCGGCGGGCCGTTGGCGGATCGGCGGACGGTCCGCCCCCGCTGCACCCGAACCGCTCGACGCAGACGACCCGCTGGCCGTGGCGGCGAGCCTCGACGTGCTCTCGGTGTGCCTGGCCGCGGGCATGTCGGTCGCGGCGGCCGCGCGGGCCACCGCGACCTCGGCGCCGCCGGAGCTCGCGATGCCGCTGCGCCGGGCCGCGGATCTGCTTGCGCTGGGCGCGGATCCGGCCACCGCCTGGGCGGCCCGACCCGACGAGGTCACCGACGAACACTGCGTCGCCCTGCTGCGGTTGGCGCGCCGGTCGGCGGCCTCGGGTGCGGCGCTGGCAAGCGGGGTCGCCGAACTGGCCGAGCAGTCCCGGCAGGCCGCGGTCCACCGGGCCGAGGCGACCGCCGAGCGCGCCGCGGTGGTGATCGCCGGACCGCTGGGGCTGTGCTTCCTGCCGGCGTTCGTGTGCCTGGGCGTCGTGCCGGTGGTGGTCGGCCTGGCCGGCGAGGTGCTGGGTTCGGGACTGCTGTGAGACCACCCGTGAAATCAACCGTGAAATCAACCGAAGGGAAAACCGATGCTGGACAAGGTGTTACGGACAACACGCGCGCGGCTGACGATGCTGGTGGTCGACGAGGCGGGGATGTCCACCGTCGAATACGCCATCGGCACCGTGGCCGCCGCGGCCTTCGGCGCGATCCTCTACAGCGTCGTGACCGGCGACTCCATCGTTGGCGCGCTGACCAACATCATCAACCGCGCGCTGAACACCGGTACCTGAGCGGCGATGCGGGCGTCGGCACCGTCGAGACCGCGCTGGCCATCGCGTCGCTGGTGGCCGTCGTGCTGGTATGCGTGGCGGGCCTCGGTGCCATCCTCGCCGGGGTGCGCTGCGCCGATGCCGCCCGCGAGGCCGCGCGGTTGGCGGCCCGCGGCGATCCGGCCGCGGCCGCCGAGGCCGTGCGGGCCGTCGGCCCGGCCGGAGCGCAGCTGCGGCTGCACAGCGAGGGCGGCTTCGTCGTCGCGACCGTCACCGCGGCGTCGCTGCTGCCGGTCGTCCCGATCAGCGCCCGGGCCGTCGCCGCCGTCGAACCCGCGCGCTGACAGGGGCTCGGCCAGCGTGCTGGCGGCGCTGATGGTGGTCGCGCTGTTGACCGTGACGCTGGCGGTCGGCCGCGTGGGGGCGGCCGTGCTGGCCCGGCACCGCGCCCAGGCGGCGGCCGATCTGGCGGCGCTGGCCGCGGCGGCCGCGGTGCCCGCCGGCCCCGCCGCGGCCTGCGAGCAGGCCCGGGAGCTGGCCGCGACGATGGGGTCGGTCATCACCGAGTGCGCCGTGACCGATCTGGACATCACCATCGAGGTCAGCGTCGGGGTCGGACTGGGCGGCGGCCAGGCGCGCGCGGCGGCGCGGGCCGGTCCGGTCTAACCCGACTGGCTGCGCCAGTTCATGGCGCGGGCGATCACGTGCTCGCGGCCGCCGCCGGCCGGTTCCAGGCCCACCCGGGTGACGAAACCGACGGCGATCGGCTCGCCCCGCCAGTCGTCGACCTTCCAGGTGGCGCAGTAGGTGGTGCCCGGTTCGGCCTCGGCGGCCCTGGCGAGCACCTCGCTCTCCCGGCTGCTCATGTTGCGGGCCGTGATGTCGTCGGTGAACGCCCGGTTGGCGGCGACCCCGGTATCGGGATTTAGCCCGCTGTTGCGGAGTGACTGTGGAGTATCGGTGGCGATGCCGGTGGTCAGGTTCCACAGCAGCGGGCCCGGCATGACGCGGGCGGGGGGTTCGGCGGCCGCGGCGCCGACCCACACGTGCACCCCGTGCACGGTGCCGTCGGTCATCCGCACGGGTTCGGTCCGGATCACCCGATTGCCCTTCGGGGTGATGCTGACCAGGCTGGTCGCGGTGTTGACGGTCTCGGCGACGGCGGTCTGGATCGCCGACAGGTGCGGGCTGCGGCGCAGGAACGTGCTGACGGGCACCAACTTCTGCGACCGCGCTCCGTCCGCGACGACGACGGGCTCCCCGCCGAGGGTCTCCAGCAGCAGCCAGTCGCGGCTCATGAGTGCCGATTCTATTACCCCCGCCAAACGGGTGTTTGCTGGGCGGCGCGAAAGCCCCGGTCGGGTGGGCACCTGTCAGGTGGAGCGGTTTGCCCGTTGCGCTCAATCCGGTTGCGCGCGGCGGGAATCCGGGGGTATTTTCCGGCTTGCCCGGCCCCCTGGGAGGTCGACCGTACGAGGGGTCGGTCGTCAGCCCAGTTCGGCCAGTACCGTGCGCAGCACCGCGACCGCCCCGGCCTTGTCCAGCGGATCGTTCCCGTTGCCGCATTTCGGCGACTGCACACACGACGGACAGCCGTGCGGGCATTCGCACGCCTGGATCGCCTCGGCCGTCGCGCCCAGCCACTGGGCCGCGCGCCGGTAACCGCGTTCGGCGAAGCCGGCGCCGCCGGGGTGCCCGTCGTAGACGAACACCGTCGGCAGGCCGTTCTCCGGGCCGACGGCCATCGAGATCCCGCCGATGTCGCCGCGGTCGCAGCTGGCCACCAGCGGCAGCAACCCGATGGCGGCGTGCTCGGCGGCGTGCAGCGACCCCGGTATGCGCAGCGGGTCGACACCGTTGGCGATCAACAACTCCGGCGTCGCCGAATACATCACGGCCTTGGTGGACAGCGTCTGGGTCGGCATCTCCAGCTCGACGAAGTCCAAAACCTCCCCGGTCATGGTTCGCCGCAGGTAGC
It encodes the following:
- the ssd gene encoding septum site-determining protein Ssd; this encodes MLALLSDPSLREEVDRVAAAVGTGVVRLAPSATLGRTAWNAATVVVVDEVGAQRCVALGLPRRAAVFVVAAGAPTAEAFHAAMSLGAQAALSLPAQADELVRCVSETLDGVRADAGASVFAAALALGTPHSVLIDLDPIGGGIDLLLGAESAPGLRWPDIAVKSGRLNWAEVRAALPAHGPVAVLSAGRSGVEIDCGAAEAIIESARRGGFVVCDVPRRLTDAAVAALELADLVTLICPGDVRSCAAAATIAPTLSAVNPNVGLVVRGPAPGGLRAADVADVVGLPLLAAMRPEPMIGERLERGGLRLRARSPLATAATAVLQTLGRRPGRRTAAAA
- a CDS encoding TadA family conjugal transfer-associated ATPase, with amino-acid sequence MSSSLVDRVRERLAAETGPLRPSLVAEAIRAESGGILGDTEVLTNLRVLQTELTGAGPLEPLLRAPDVTDVLVVAPDSVWSDTGKGLRRSTVRFPDEGAVRRLAQRLALAAGRRLDDAQPWVDAVLPGLGGVAVRLHAVLPPVAAAGTCISLRVLRPATQTLAGLVRLGAVEPQAEQLLRDVVAARLAYLVSGGTGAGKTTLLAALLGAVEEAERIVCVEDAAELRPAHPHVVRLVARGANVEGTGEITLRQLVRQALRMRPDRIVVGEVRGAEVVDLLAALNTGHDGGAGTVHANSTAEVPARLEALAATGGLDRAALHSQLAAAVQVLLHVDRAGGRRCLAEVALLHRAGTQAHCEPVTVWHADTGFGCGRAKFQALLAARGVR
- a CDS encoding type II secretion system F family protein — protein: MTGTAPAALILAAALLLVPDSPRRRLSPRTARTPVLRSAGPAGLGVAALLGWALCGPFVAAAILLLGATLVARRRRRAAQQRGLRDRAAMADALEMLTAELRVGNHPVRGFAAVANEAAGQVGEGFRRVAARARLGADVAAGLRSAAAHSGQPQDWHRLAVFWQLAADHGLAVAALMRAAQRDIVERQRFHARVDAGMAGARATAAILAGLPAVGILLGQAMGAAPLVFLTAGGLGGVLLVLGVLLVCTGLLWADRITGQAAA
- a CDS encoding type II secretion system F family protein, whose protein sequence is MTAAALALAAALLVNPAAAAGRWRIGGRSAPAAPEPLDADDPLAVAASLDVLSVCLAAGMSVAAAARATATSAPPELAMPLRRAADLLALGADPATAWAARPDEVTDEHCVALLRLARRSAASGAALASGVAELAEQSRQAAVHRAEATAERAAVVIAGPLGLCFLPAFVCLGVVPVVVGLAGEVLGSGLL
- a CDS encoding DUF4244 domain-containing protein: MLDKVLRTTRARLTMLVVDEAGMSTVEYAIGTVAAAAFGAILYSVVTGDSIVGALTNIINRALNTGT
- a CDS encoding TadE family type IV pilus minor pilin, whose protein sequence is MAVVLVCVAGLGAILAGVRCADAAREAARLAARGDPAAAAEAVRAVGPAGAQLRLHSEGGFVVATVTAASLLPVVPISARAVAAVEPAR
- a CDS encoding Rv3654c family TadE-like protein, whose amino-acid sequence is MLAALMVVALLTVTLAVGRVGAAVLARHRAQAAADLAALAAAAAVPAGPAAACEQARELAATMGSVITECAVTDLDITIEVSVGVGLGGGQARAAARAGPV
- a CDS encoding PAS domain-containing protein translates to MSRDWLLLETLGGEPVVVADGARSQKLVPVSTFLRRSPHLSAIQTAVAETVNTATSLVSITPKGNRVIRTEPVRMTDGTVHGVHVWVGAAAAEPPARVMPGPLLWNLTTGIATDTPQSLRNSGLNPDTGVAANRAFTDDITARNMSSRESEVLARAAEAEPGTTYCATWKVDDWRGEPIAVGFVTRVGLEPAGGGREHVIARAMNWRSQSG